A genomic region of Brachionichthys hirsutus isolate HB-005 unplaced genomic scaffold, CSIRO-AGI_Bhir_v1 contig_710, whole genome shotgun sequence contains the following coding sequences:
- the LOC137917493 gene encoding isotocin-neurophysin IT 1-like, with the protein MTGATVSVCLLFLLSVCSACYISNCPIGGKRSIMDAPLRKCLSCGPGDRGRCFGPSICCGEGFGCLLGSPETAHCMEESYLLTPCQAGGRSCGSEGGHCAASGLCCDAESCTMDQSCLTEEDGDNQTSQYEGSDPSDIIYKLLHLAGHNHRIHQ; encoded by the exons ATGACTGGAGCTACTGTGTCCGTGTGCCTactttttcttctgtctgtATGCTCGGCGTGTTATATCTCTAACTGTCCCATCGGAGGGAAGCGGTCTATCATGGATGCTCCATTGCGTAAG TGCTTGTCATGTGGCCCCGGCGACAGGGGCCGCTGCTTTGGCCCCAGTATCTGTTGCGGGGAAGGCTTTGGCTGCCTCCTGGGCTCCCCAGAAACGGCTCACTGCATGGAGGAGAGTTATCTGCTCACCCCTTGCCAGGCCGGAGGAAGATCCTGTGGATCTGAGGGAGGACACTGTGCAGCTTCAGGACTCTGCTGTGATGCAG AAAGCTGCACCATGGACCAATCCTGCCTCACTGAGGAAGACGGAGACAACCAGACCAGCCAATACGAAGGCAGTGATCCCAGTGACATCATCTACAAGCTTCTGCATCTGGCTGGTCACAATCATCGAATTCACCAATGA